The Pseudomonas sp. SCB32 DNA window GGAATGGTGATCGGCTGGCCCGGCGAGCGCAGGGTCAGCACGGCAATGACGCTGAGCAGCACGACGGTAGCCAGGACCACGCTGGCCAGGGCGACGTAGAGCAGCAGTTCCACCAGGGAGCCAACCAGCAGCAGGAAGTCCAGTACGATTTGCATGATCCAATCCTCGTTCGAACCGTGGGCGAGTGTCGCGGGTTTCTGGTTCGCCCCTGCGGCCTGGAAGGGGCCGGCGAAACGGGTTCCTGCGAGCTGATGGGTCGAAGATGCCGCGTGGGCGCGGCCATGAGAACTGAAAGAGCCTGCTGTTCACTATCGATGCCATCGATAGCGGCGCGAAGCGGCGTGCCAGAGCGGCTCCCGGCGTTGCGCGGGGAGCCTTGGACCTTGGTCGGATTGCCCCTTAGAAGCGCTCGCCCGGTTGCAGGTAGCGCCAATGGCCGACCGGCAACTTGGCCATGGCCACGCCGCCCAGGCGGATGCGGCGAATCGCCTCGACACGCAACCCGGCTTCCCGGCACAGCTTGCCGATCAGCCCCGGACGCACCTGCTTGCCGGCGATGCGCAGGCGGTTCTCGCTCTGCCAGCTGGCCTTCAATGGCAGGCCCTGGGCCAGCTGTTTCAGGCCGTGGGCGTCCAGTTCGCCGCTGACCTCGATCACGTACTCATGCTCGACACGTGCGGCATCGTCCACCAGCTTGCGGATGACGCCGAAGTTCTGGGTGAACACCAGCAGGCCGCTGGCGCCGTCTTCCAGCGGAGTGGTCGGGCGTTGCTGGCGGAAATGCTTGCGCAGCAGGCGTTGCACGGTGGGGTCTTCGCTCCAGCGCTGGTCCGCCCGCAGCAGCGCCACGGCGTCCTCGACGCTGTAGCCGGCGGGCTTGTGCAGCAGCAGGGTGACCGGCGGCAAGGGCTCGGGTACGGCACCAGGCAGCAGCTCGATGCGCTGGCTGTCGACCTTGAGTTGCGGCTCTTCCACCGTCACGCCATCTACCGTCACCCAGCCGCCCTCGATGTACAGCTCGGCTTCGCGGCGCGAGCAGGACAGCAGCTCGGTGAGGCGCTTGGACAGGCGGATGGGTTCGGACATGACGGAAGACCGGGGCAGGAAAGGGGGCACCATTGTAACCGCAAGCAGCCGGAATGATCCGTATCCCCGCCGCTCAGGCCTGAAAACGGATGGGGAGCCATGCGATGCGGATAGCCCACCCTGGTCGACGGGCTTTGCATCAGAAAGAGACCGAGGCGCCCGTGGCCTCGGCCACGGGCGAGGGGGCTTCAGGGGGATGGAGTGGCGGGCGGCTCCACCGGGGTTTCGCGCTCGCGCACCCACGACATGAACAGCTCGTAGCCCAGGGCCAGGACCACCGGGCCGACGAACAGGCCGATGATGCCATTGCTGAGCATGCCGCCCAGGGCGCCGAACAGGATCACCGCCATCGGCACCTTGCTGCCACGACCGAACAGCAGCGGCTTGAGCACGTTGTCGCTGAGGCCGCCGATTACGGTCCAGATGGTGAACAGGATGCTCACCAGCAGCGAGTCGCCGGTCATGAAAACATAGACGATCGCCGGCAGGGTGATCAGCACGACCGGCAGCTGGGTGATACCGAGCAGCAGTACGCCCAGGGACAGCAGGCCGGCGCCGGGGATGCCCATGACGATGAAGCCCAGGCCGAGGATCATCGTCTGGATGAACGCCACGCCCACCACGCCCTGGGCCACCGCGCGGATGGTCCCGGTGCACAGCTCGGCCAGCCCCGGACCGCGTTCCGGGCCGGAGATGCGAATGGCGATATCGCAGGCGGTGGTGCTGCCCAGCTTGCCGTAGGCCATGATGATGCCGGCGATGACGAAGGCGGCGAGGAACTGCATCAGACCCATGCCGACGCCCGCCGCCTGGCCGGCGATCTTCTTCGCCACGCCTTGCAGGTGCGGGGCCAGTTGTTGCGCAACGCCCATGAAGTCGGTGGCGACGCGTTGCCAGAACGGATAGACGTACTGCCCGATCAGCGGCCATTTCTGCACCGAGTCCGGTGGCAGCGGAACATGCAGGGTGCGGTTCTGGATCGCCTGCACCAGGTCGCGCACGGACTCGGCCATGGACAGGCCGATCACCACCACCGGCACCAGCAGGATCACCAGGCCCAGCAGCACGATCAGCGTTGCCGCGCTGTTCGGCCGTTCGCCGAGGGCGCGGCTGAACATCTGGTGCAGCGGGTAGAGGGTGATGGCGAGGATCACCGACCACAGCATGAGATCGAGGAAGGGGTGGAAGATCCGGAAGCAGAAGAGGGCCAGCAGCAGTATCAGGCCGGCGCGGATGAGCACGTCGAGCAGATTGCGGGACAGCAGCTTTTCCGGGGGCGGGGGCAACATCGAGAGCTCCTTGCAACGGTGACCGGGGCGGCCAAGTCCTGACTATTGGCGGACTCTGCCCGAGAGCAAGGCGTGGAAGCAATAAAAGATGCGGGGGAATTACGCGGGGCTGTGCGGAAGTGCAAAACGGGCAGCCCGCCGGAGGCCGGCGGGCTTGCCGAAAAGGGGGTTACTTCTTGCCGAGGCTGATGTGGCGGCTCGGTGCGCCGTAGTTCTGACCGGTGACACCCTTGGCGATCTGCTGGATCTCGCCACCGGAGTTCAGGAAGGCGGCAATCTGGGCTTCCAGAGCTTCGCTGGTAGCGGTCGCTGCGGGAGCTTTGGGGGCGGCCTTCTGGCGGGTGGAGGGCTTGGTGGTCATATCTGCCATACCTGTCTGCGCAAATTGGCCGGCCATTGTACACGAAATGAGCATCCTTCGGGGCGGTAATGGCATGAATGGTTCTACGCCGCGCCCGTCGTCGCCTGCGCGCGGTCCACGGTGCTACGCTCGTGGGCCCTGATGCGCGCATCGAGTCGTCCATGCCCCTGCTGTCGTCCCGCCAGCGCAATGCCCTGCGCCTGGCCCGTTCGTTCCTCGC harbors:
- a CDS encoding RNA pseudouridine synthase, with protein sequence MSEPIRLSKRLTELLSCSRREAELYIEGGWVTVDGVTVEEPQLKVDSQRIELLPGAVPEPLPPVTLLLHKPAGYSVEDAVALLRADQRWSEDPTVQRLLRKHFRQQRPTTPLEDGASGLLVFTQNFGVIRKLVDDAARVEHEYVIEVSGELDAHGLKQLAQGLPLKASWQSENRLRIAGKQVRPGLIGKLCREAGLRVEAIRRIRLGGVAMAKLPVGHWRYLQPGERF
- a CDS encoding AI-2E family transporter — translated: MLPPPPEKLLSRNLLDVLIRAGLILLLALFCFRIFHPFLDLMLWSVILAITLYPLHQMFSRALGERPNSAATLIVLLGLVILLVPVVVIGLSMAESVRDLVQAIQNRTLHVPLPPDSVQKWPLIGQYVYPFWQRVATDFMGVAQQLAPHLQGVAKKIAGQAAGVGMGLMQFLAAFVIAGIIMAYGKLGSTTACDIAIRISGPERGPGLAELCTGTIRAVAQGVVGVAFIQTMILGLGFIVMGIPGAGLLSLGVLLLGITQLPVVLITLPAIVYVFMTGDSLLVSILFTIWTVIGGLSDNVLKPLLFGRGSKVPMAVILFGALGGMLSNGIIGLFVGPVVLALGYELFMSWVRERETPVEPPATPSP